The genomic stretch CTCAACTCATTAGGGTTTGGCATGCTCCGAATCCTTATAACATGCATGTGGACATTCCTTCATCTTCAAGCTAGGATAGGCTTCTTAATTATCGTGATTCATGCTTgcatgaatttttaaaaaaaaaatgaaaagattttTATCATTGAATTTCTCTTGGGAATGTTGTCTAAGTTTATATTCAAAGATGCTATGATTCAACGCAACATATCGTTGACTTTAAGTAAAATATTGTTTATGAATGCATTCGAATTAATGAggattgatattattattatggttacTAATACTAcaaacatatttatatataggcTTTTCGTGAGAAGTGTAAATTAATTTGAGCGGTTCACCAAAAATGATCAATAGCtagaaaataaagggaaaaatgaCAGGGTCACTTTAAATTATATTTGGGTGACGAGAAAATTTCGCAATTAGTAACGTGGGTATATACTGGATCCTTTGTGATAACCTTTAAAACACACATGAGATGTAAAAACTAAGATGTGTTGGCAAAAACAAAACTCATAATATAGTAAGATTCAAACTCACCCTCTTCCATGTAGGAGTGTAAActgggtgtcactagaccacgaGATCTTTAGCAAATTTATTCttcaaatttgagaaaaatgaaaTCCTCACTCccttttgatattttattttccacacACCTTTTGGGAGAAAAGTTGCAACACGAACTTTAAATTACtctcatatatttttaatatgtgaGAACATTTGAGcatttatactaattatttccaaataattcttttccatagaatttaaatttaagtcATTCTCAATTCTTTTCCACAAAGGTGTAGATATGATACAATAGAAAAGATATttctgaaaatttatttttaaaaaaattgacaaattcttatatgttgaaattttttttattgtccaTTAATAGAAAAATCATGATTTGTAATAGAATTTTGTCATGACAAGTTGTGAATTGTCTTTTAATAGTAGTTTATGTTATTGATAAATCAtcattaaatgtaattaaattcaacaaaattttcataCCTTAACAATGGTACTACATGAACATCTTGCCCAAGCGCAAGGTttcaaattcaaacttttataaTGACTCATCGAAATAGCTTTCCCAATAATGGAACTATCTACTATGTGAACATCTAGCCCAAGAGTCGCAGCCCAAAAAGGGTTTATGGCCCATTTTGGTGGCAAATACGGTCTACACCGCTGTGATTCTGTGAACCACAgtccaaaatgacgtcgttgaattttatgagttagaatagtattatgagttagaataatgtactttatgtgttgaaataatatacataatgtgttagaataatgaaatttttgggataagataatgtattttatgagttagaataatgtacattatgagttataaaaatgtatgttgcaaTGGGTcgcatgaaaaaaaattatgtgaaaCAAGATCGTTTTAAACTGTGATCTACATAACTGTGTGGATCACGGTTTACGCAGTTACTATTACATATTGGTGGGTTTTAGATTTGGGCCGAGAATGTATAAAGTAAAGTTTATGCCTCCGGGTTGGGCTACTACAATGGACCTAAGCCCAATTCATCTTGCTTACTACCTTGTTTATTAAACGGTGACGTTTAGTCGTGATATTACGGCGTCGTTTATGCCTTTCCATTACACACTCTGTTTCCTCCAGTAAACCTCCGTCCCGCTCCCGTCTCCCCCAATCAGAGAGTAAACTAAGCAATGGGTTTCGGAGCCATAAGATCCGTCGCCCGACCCGTTTCCAGAGCCCTATTCTCTTACCGGAATATCTTCGCCGTTTCATCGGCGACGTCTCCTTCCATCTTTCCCTCCCTGTCGCCGGAGCTCCGGTCGCTCTTCCGCCCTAAGCTGCCATGGATCCCGCCGTCCAGCGCCTTCCACAGCTTAACGGACACCCGGTATCCGAAGCGAAGACCAAGCGAGTCCCGGCGTAAAAGACCAATCCCCAAACCTCCAGGTCTGTTTTCATTTTGGCGTCATTTTCCCTCTTCGCCGCTATAATTAGGGTTTTAGGGGTTTTaccatttttttgaaaaatggaaattttggccctgtttggtaaatagtttacttatcaactaattttggcttatttggcAACTATTagctattttattttgttaaaaaatcaatataagtttttggttaataagctttttgtaactccaaaatgctaaaattaaaaaaatgcttaAATCAACTTTAtcaaaaaatgagaaaataaattataccgaacaactatcagctaatcagttaatgttattaattagttataccttctaaccGAATTAGCTAGcatccatttaccaaacagggcctttatGACTTTCTGTTACACTGTTATAAGCATGTAGATATATTACTGAAAGAAATGTTAAAAACTATGTTGGAAGGGTTAAGCATTTGTGATTTCTATATTGCTGCTATTGGAGTATTGGAGAATGGAGGCTTTAATACTTAAAGCTGGGACCTTTTTAGCTCATGGCTGGAAAAACATGAAAATAATTTGTTTggatatattagaaaaaaaaaaagaaataaaaatgctTCATAAGGCCTTATTCTTGGAACGTAGGGCCGTATGCTGTGGCTAGGCGATTGCCCCATGACCCAAAACCTCCAAAGAACCCCAATGAAGGGAGTGTGAAGCGGAGGAATGAGAAGAAGAGAATTAAACTGCACAAGGCGTTTATTTTGGTATGtgcttttgaaatatttttttccctGGTTTTGTTCTCTGAGCATGATGCGATTTCTTGACAATTAGACTGCCTTTTAGGATTGTGGCTAAATGAGTCCCCTCATAACATATGCACACACTCAACAAAGAATGTGCGTTATGGAATCAGACATAGAAGTGTTAATTCTGCTTTTGGTTGGTTTATGAATTTTGTCAAAGTTGTTTAAGTGGTTTTGAGTGTGATGACAGACATTTGTACCCGATTGTGATTTAGGGCAACTTATGTCAGTAGTTCTTATTTGAGGATATGCATGAATTTTCATATAATGTACTTGTTCTAAGTGATTTATCTTATTTGATCATAAGGTTTTAAGTTTTTCTCTTTGAACTAGGACTCTTTATAAATTTTACCTTTAAGTATAACGCAAAAGGAAAACGTGGGCCTGTGAGGCACTCATCGAGTGCTCTGCTTAATACAGATAGAAACCTAAATCACTACTGATTCTGTAAAAAGTAGGTCTTTCATATGGGCTGGTTTAGGGAATTGTAATACTGTATACTATTGAGTGTATTAAAAGTAGTGATCATATACTGCAGAAAACGACCTGACTTTAAGAAACAATATAGAAATGAATTCAGAATTCAAGAaccaaaatgtgacattttggTATCAAGATTTGACGGAGATACAGATCAGAGcttatataaataatacaaagAATTTGAATGCTTTGTATAACTGCATCCCCTTCCTGTGCCAACGTAACATGTCCATTTCTTTCCTAGTTACATTTGAGTCTTTATGTTGGAGACCCTACTTTTCCTCTGGATAAAGTTCTGTTCTACGATGTGCAGTCTGAAAAGAAAAAGCGCAAGGCTCTGGTGCAGGAAGCCAAAAAGAAGAAACTAATTAAAAGAGTTGAGCGCAAGATGGCTGCAGTAGCAAGGGAAAGGGCATGGGCCGAACGACTAGCTGAGCTGCAGAAGCTCGAGGAAGAGAAGAAGGCGGCTGTCATGGCTTAAACATTCTGTTTACTTGAATCTCTTATGTCAGCCATAATTCTTTTGCTCTTCTCCGATCAGGGGTTATAGGTCTCGACGTTGTCTTCTGTGTTTGCTTCTTTGCAACCTTCCACAGCTCAGTCTGTATGGACTTATGGTCTCCTGTTGTCCTGAACCTTTTGGTTCGATgccttttgtttgttattagAATTATCAAGTGGAAGATTATGCACTGAATTTATACCTTGTCAAAACATGTTCTGCTTAGCTATGGCCAATTGTTATTGCCAATGGTCCATGGACCTTGCATTTGCATTAATTGCATTCAGTTTATAAATATTGCTTAGAATTACTCCCAATGAGTTGCTTTGTGACCCTAGTAAACAAGTGC from Ipomoea triloba cultivar NCNSP0323 chromosome 12, ASM357664v1 encodes the following:
- the LOC115998431 gene encoding uncharacterized protein LOC115998431: MGFGAIRSVARPVSRALFSYRNIFAVSSATSPSIFPSLSPELRSLFRPKLPWIPPSSAFHSLTDTRYPKRRPSESRRKRPIPKPPGPYAVARRLPHDPKPPKNPNEGSVKRRNEKKRIKLHKAFILSEKKKRKALVQEAKKKKLIKRVERKMAAVARERAWAERLAELQKLEEEKKAAVMA